One window of the Camelina sativa cultivar DH55 chromosome 1, Cs, whole genome shotgun sequence genome contains the following:
- the LOC104698995 gene encoding heme-binding-like protein At3g10130, chloroplastic, with the protein MAMNRATRQRQCHAAVSATESRVSLVFALASQASSVSQRFLADLLVEIAKYVFPKRFNSSNLEEALMSVFDLETMHFKVLSKTDKYEIREVEPYFVAENTLPGENGFDFYGPSKSFNVLAEYRENKVKEKMDMTTHVLTRKVQSVGKKKME; encoded by the exons ATGGCCATGAACAGAGCTACGAGGCAACGGCAGTGTCATGCAGCCGTGTCCGCCACAGAATCTAGGGTTTCTCTTGTCTTTG ctCTCGCGTCTCAGGCGTCCTCTGTCTCCCAACGTT TTTTGGCTGATTTGTTGGTGGAGATTGCGAAATACGTGTTTCCCAAGAGATTCAATAGCTCTAATCTTGAAGAAGCTTTGATGTCTG ttTTTGATCTCGAGACAATGCACTTCAAAGTTCTAAGTAAGACAGACAAGTACGAGATTAGAGAAGTCGAG CCTTATTTTGTGGCCGAGAATACTTTGCCAGGGGAAAATGGATTTGACTTCTATGGTCCTTCTAAGTCTTTCAATGTGTTAGCTGAGTACCGTGAG aacaaagtaaaagagaaaatggATATGACGACTCATGTCCTTACTCGTAAAGTCCAATCTgttggaaagaagaagatggaatga
- the LOC104699003 gene encoding glycine-rich protein 3 short isoform-like isoform X1 produces MVSKALVMLGLFAVLLVVSEVAAASGTVKSESEETVQPDQYHGGGGYNGGGHNGGGYNGGGHNGGGYNGGGRGGGYCRHGCCYRNYRGCVRCCSYAGEAVQTQPGH; encoded by the exons ATGGTTTCCAAGGCTTTAGTTATGTTGGGTCTATTTGCAGTTCTTCTCGTTGTCTCAGAAGTTGCCGCTGCCTCCG GTACAGTGAAGTCAGAGAGTGAGGAAACCGTGCAGCCTGATCAAtatcatggtggaggaggttacAATGGAGGAGGGCACAACGGAGGTGGATACAATGGAGGAGGGCACAACGGAGGAGGATACAATGGAGGAGGTCGAGGAGGTGGTTACTGCCGTCACGGCTGCTGCTACAGAAATTACCGTGGATGTGTAAGGTGTTGCTCGTATGCTGGAGAAGCTGTTCAGACTCAGCCTGGTCACTAA
- the LOC104699003 gene encoding glycine-rich protein 3 short isoform-like isoform X2 — protein MVSKALVMLGLFAVLLVVSEVAAASVKSESEETVQPDQYHGGGGYNGGGHNGGGYNGGGHNGGGYNGGGRGGGYCRHGCCYRNYRGCVRCCSYAGEAVQTQPGH, from the exons ATGGTTTCCAAGGCTTTAGTTATGTTGGGTCTATTTGCAGTTCTTCTCGTTGTCTCAGAAGTTGCCGCTGCCTCCG TGAAGTCAGAGAGTGAGGAAACCGTGCAGCCTGATCAAtatcatggtggaggaggttacAATGGAGGAGGGCACAACGGAGGTGGATACAATGGAGGAGGGCACAACGGAGGAGGATACAATGGAGGAGGTCGAGGAGGTGGTTACTGCCGTCACGGCTGCTGCTACAGAAATTACCGTGGATGTGTAAGGTGTTGCTCGTATGCTGGAGAAGCTGTTCAGACTCAGCCTGGTCACTAA
- the LOC104699019 gene encoding ctenidin-1 codes for MNSRALVVWFLLLTAVFAVTVVASIDEKKQAGENQVENSKSPCKYGNCELVEEIPFVEAGEVLGGEEEASKYSQGGRGGQGGGSGHGGYKGGGGGQGGQVGGGGGQGGQKGGGQGGQKGGGGQGGGGQGGQKGGGGQGGQKGGGGQGGHKGGGGGGGGQGGHKGGGGGGGQGGHKGGGGGGGQGGQKGGGGGQGGSGGGQGGHKGGGGGSGRGGSGGGSGRGGGGGM; via the exons ATGAATTCGCGAGCGCTGGTAGTGTGGTTTCTTTTGTTGACGGCTGTTTTTGCGGTTACGGTGGTTGCTTCCATCgatgaaaaaaaacaag cTGGTGAAAACCAAGTGGAGAACTCAAAGTCGCCATGCAAGTACGGGAATTGTGAACTGGTTGAAGAGATTCCTTTCGTAGAAGCAGGTGAGGTccttggtggagaagaagaagcatccaAATATAGCCAAGGAGGTAGAGGTGGCCAAGGCGGTGGAAGTGGCCATGGAGGGTAtaaaggtggtggtggtggacaaGGAGGACAAGTAGGGGGTGGCGGTGGCCAAGGAGGACAAAAGGGCGGTGGCCAAGGAGGACAGAAGGGCGGAGGTGGTCAAGGAGGCGGTGGGCAAGGAGGACAGAAGGGCGGCGGCGGGCAAGGAGGACAGAAGGGCGGCGGCGGGCAAGGAGGGCACaaaggtggtggtggaggtggcgGCGGCCAAGGAGGGCACaaaggtggtggtggaggtggtggcCAAGGAGGGCACaaaggtggtggtggaggtggtggaCAAGGAGGACAAaaaggaggtggtggtggacaAGGAGGCAGTGGGGGTGGCCAAGGAGGACACAAAGGTGGTGGAGGCGGTAGCGGACGAGGAGGAAGTGGTGGCGGTAGCGGCCGTGGAGGAGGTGGGGGGATGTAA